Below is a window of Ciceribacter thiooxidans DNA.
CGGGCGATCGCCCGCAGGAGGCGAAGCGTGGACCAAAGCCGAGAGCAAAGGCTAATGCCGCGAATACCGGGATGTCACCGAAGATATATGGACCGGTGGCCTTCATCAGCAACGCGCCGGATACGAAGAGACCGGCCGCGATGAGCCTGAGCGCCAACCGATTGCTGCTCCGGTCGAGCGTCCCATGCAGGTCTTTGAGCTCGTGCACATGCAGACTAAGTCCTAGGCCGCTGCCTTCTTCGACAAGCTGCCCGACCCATGTGCTGAGCATCGACGGCAGGTCGTGTGCTGCGGCAGCTACATCAAGCCTCGTCTAATAACCTGATCGTCGGGTGCGCCGGCTGGCGCACCCGTATTGTGTTGCAGGCTTCCCCCCTGTGGGAATTAACGCGGGTTAGGCTGATGCCGTTCTTGAAGCGTTTATCGGGTACCCGCCGGAGCGCGGTCGCTGAAGATGCTTGGATCGGCGGAACCATCGACCTTGAGCGTGCCGACGAGCCCACGCTGGAGGCGTGCAAGCGCGTGGTCAACGATGAGGTAGTCCCCCGGCGTATTGAGCCGGAGCTCGACAGCAACCGCTCCGCCGGACGGCACCGATACCGTCTGCACGTCTGTAATCGGCGGGCTGCTCAATGAGCCAAGGTTGTAGACCTTGTCGAACACTTCACCGATCACATGGAAGGACGACGTCTTGTTAGGCCCTGCATTTCCGAAATAGATGCGGATGGTCTCGCCCACCTTGGCCTTCAAGGAATGTTGGTCCACCGAGAGGGCTCCTACGGCACCGTTGAATACAAAATACTCCGGCGCTTCCGCCAGGAGGCGGTCACGGCTGAAACTCAGCTCCCCTTTAGAGCCGAAGGACTCTTTGGTGTACATCTCACCTTGCATCACGTAGAATTCGCGGTCGACCTTGGGTAGCCCGCCTTCGGGTTCAACAAGTATGAGTCCGTACATGCCACTCGCAACGTGCTCGGCGACCGGTGGGGTGGCGCAATGATAGACGTAGAGTCCCGGGCTGAGTGCCTTAAAGGTAAATCCCTTGGTTTCGCCAGGCTTGGCTTGGGTGAAGACGCCTCCGCCGCCGGGACCGTTCACGGCGTGGAGGTCCACACTATGGTTCATCATGGCATCGGGTACGTTGGTAAGGTTCACGTTGATCGTCTGGCCCGCGCGCGCGCGGACAAGTGGACCGGGAACCTTCTGGTCGAACGTCCAGTAGTGATAGACGGCACCATCGGCGAGCCGCCCATTCACCTCGACGGACTGCAAATCCACCTGGATCGGCCCGGGCCCGGTGGATGTCGGAGACGCCGGCAAGTCTGACGGATCGCGGACGACATCGAGTGGAGCCTCATCGGTACCCCGGATAGCGGGATGCATGTTGTGCATCCCCTCGGCTTGGCCCGGGACCGACGAGCCGGCGCCACCATCTGCATAGGCAGGCGCGCCACTCAGGCCCATAACGCCGACGAGCGTAAAGGCAGACA
It encodes the following:
- the nirK gene encoding copper-containing nitrite reductase gives rise to the protein MITKFLSAFTLVGVMGLSGAPAYADGGAGSSVPGQAEGMHNMHPAIRGTDEAPLDVVRDPSDLPASPTSTGPGPIQVDLQSVEVNGRLADGAVYHYWTFDQKVPGPLVRARAGQTINVNLTNVPDAMMNHSVDLHAVNGPGGGGVFTQAKPGETKGFTFKALSPGLYVYHCATPPVAEHVASGMYGLILVEPEGGLPKVDREFYVMQGEMYTKESFGSKGELSFSRDRLLAEAPEYFVFNGAVGALSVDQHSLKAKVGETIRIYFGNAGPNKTSSFHVIGEVFDKVYNLGSLSSPPITDVQTVSVPSGGAVAVELRLNTPGDYLIVDHALARLQRGLVGTLKVDGSADPSIFSDRAPAGTR